Part of the Arthrobacter sp. MMS18-M83 genome is shown below.
CATAAAGGTCTGCGTACTGCTTGCGCGAAATTTCAAAGCTCACTGGGCTGTCCCTTCTTTGCTGGCTCCGGGCCCTTCCGTGGCAGCGGCAGCGCCGCCGTCGTTCTCTCCGGTGCCGGAATCAAGCGATCCGTTGACGGCGTTCCGCAGGCCGTAGACCTCGCGGCTGCCAGCAAGGGCCACCAGTTTGACCGTCTTGGAGTCGCCGGGTTCGAAGCGTGCGGCCGTGCCAGCGGGGATGTCCAGCCGGCGGCCGTGGGCGGCCTTGCGGTCAAAATCGAGGGCCGGGTTCGCTTCGGCAAAGTGGTAGTGCGATCCCACCTGGACGGGGCGGTCACCACGATTGACCACCTCGACGGCGATTGCCTCGCGTCCGCTGTTGCACTCAATGGGCTCTGCTTGGAGCCGGTACTCACCGGGAATCATGGCGGCCTCCTAGCGGATGGGGTCGTGGACGGTGACGAGCTTGGTGCCGTCAGGGAAAGTGGCCTCAATTTGGACATCGTGGATCATCTCGGGCACGCCCTCCATGACATCCTCACGGCGAAGCAGCGTTGTCCCGTAGCTCATGAGTTCGGCGACGGTTTTTCCGTCCCGGGCACCCTCAATCAGTTCGTAGCTGATGATCGCGACGGCTTCGGGAAAGTTGAGTTTAAGCCCGCGGGATTGCCGACGCCGGGCGAGATCGGCCGCGACCACGATCATGAGCTTTTCCTGCTCACGGGGCAAAAGATGCATCGGTTCTCCTTAAAAGTTGTGTGCAGCAGAGGCGGACATCAGTTCACTCAAGACTCAGAAAAGCCGAGGACATCGGGGCAGCTACTACGGTTATAACGCCAAACGTCAGACGTATCCAGTTCGCGCATTCACCTCCCCTCCCGAACGAATTGTGACCAGCCTAAGCCGACCAGGTTTCAGCCAGATTTCCGCTACTGCTTCCTCAAACTTTCCTGGTCTTATGCTTCCTGACCTGCCACACGACAAGGATCGCCACCGCAACAACTGCCACCACGGCCGCGGCACCCCGGCCCACCGTGCGGGCCACTTCCTCGTATGAGTTTCCAGCCACAAAACCGAGAGTCACGAACAGGGACCCCCAAACGATGCCGCCGCTGAAGTTCCAGAATGCGAAGCGCCGGTACGGCATGCGGCTGAGTCCGGCCAGAGCCGGCATGACGGCACGGAAGAAGGCGGTAAACCGGCCCAGGAACACGGCGAGGCCGCCCTTGTCTTTGAGGAAGTCCTCGGCCCTTTGCAGTTGGGCACGTCTCTTGTCCAGGATCTTCAGGGCCATCACCCGGGGACCAAAGTGTTTGCCTATTTCGTAGCCCACGGTGTCGCCCGTGATCGCGGCAGTCACCACAATGGCGATCATGAGCCACAAGGGGAAGATTCCACGGCTTGCAATCACCCCGCCCACCACAGCCGCCGTTTCACCGGGGATCACAAAGCCCACAAAAATTGCGTCCTCGGCAAAGACGAGGGCGAAAACTATGCACCCGATCAGGAGCGGGCTGGTATTCAAGAGTCCATCCAAAAGGGCCTGCATGAAGAACAGTCTGGCAGTTGAAGGCGCACTTGGGCAGGAAGCGTCAGATCCCATTACCGTTGCTCGTTCGGTGCGGGCCCGTTGAGAATGGTGAGTGTGAACGACAGCTTCGCTGATGCGACCTCCCGCTTGTGGCACGCAATCGGCGCCGAAGATACGGAATTGGCGGCCGCTCAACTAACGACGACCGGGCCCCGGGCGGTCCTCCCGGCCGCTTTCGACGTGACAGGACTTGCGACGGGAGCGGTTGCCGCCGCGACGGTGGCCGCAGCGCAGTTCTTCGCAGCTCGCCGCCAGTCAAAGCAGCCAGCGGTGACCGTAGACAGCCTGGAGTCGTGCGCCGCGTTCGCGTCCGAGAGGCTGTTCACCCCGGTCGGCTGGACCCGGCCACCGCTCTGGGACCCCATCGCCGGCAACTATCGCGCGGCCGACGCCTGGATCAGGCTGCACACCAACTACGCCAGCCACCGCGCCGCCGTCGAGCGGGTGCTGGGCGCCAATGACCGCGAAACAGTTCAGGCCGCAGTGGCCGCGTTGTCCGCCGAGGAATTGGAGACGGCCATCGTGGACGCGGGCGGATGCGCCGCGGTCATGCACAACCGCGTCCAGTGGCTCGCCTCGGCTCCAGGGGCGGCGACCGCCGACGCGCCGCCGCTGACCGCCGTCGAGCGCCGCTCATCCGGTGCCCGCACGCCGGACGCCGTCGGGCAACTGCCCTTCGACGGCGTGCGCGTGCTCGATCTGACGCGGGTGATCGCAGGACCGGTCTGCACCAAATTCCTCGCGGGCTACGGTGCGGAGGTGCTGCGGATCGACCCGCCGGGCTTTGACGAGGTGCCGTCGCTACTGCCTGAGACCACGCTCGGCAAACGTACCGCCGCTTTGGATCTCACTGCCTCGACCGACCGCGCGACGTTCGAGGAACTGCTCGCGGGTGCCGATGTGCTCGTGTCGGGACTGCGGGCCGACGTCCTGAAACGCTTGGGCTACGACGACGAGGCCCTGACCGCCGTGAACCCCGGCCTGATCGTCGCCAGCCTGGACGCCTATGGCTGGGGTGGCCCGTGGCGCAATCGCCGCGGGTTCGACAGCCTGGTCCAGATGAGCTGCGGAATCGCCGACGACGGAGCCACCGCCACGGGCCAAGCGGAGCCGATCCCGCTTCCCGTTCAAGCTCTCGACCACGCTACCGGCTGGCTATTGGCCGCGGCCGTCGCCCGCGCTCTGACCCGACGACTCACGCACTCGACGTCCGCCCGCATCCATGGCTCACTCATCGGCACGGCCAACCTGCTGTACTCGCTGACTCCGCCGAACGGCCACCTACCCGTGTCCACACCAGAAGACTTCACCTTCATGGCAACCACCACCGCCTGGGGGCCGGCGCGCCGTGTGCCTCTTCCAGGGCGAATCGACGGCGTCCCCGTGCATTGGTCGCAGCCAGCCGGACCGCTCGGCCGTCACCCGGCCATGTGGGTCATGCCGTAGCAGGCCGTTAATGGGCCACCAAGCCATTTTCGCTTGGCACAAGTAACCCCCGGAACCGCACGGTTCCGGGGGTTTTGGGTGGGCCCTGTGGGGATCGAACCCACGACCCACGGATTAAAAGTCCGATGCTCTACCAACTGAGCTAAAGGCCCCTGCCGACTGTAGAAACAGCCATAAATACTGTACCTCAAGCTCAGGGGGCGTTTTGACACGGCCGACCCCCGCGCCGTCATGACCTCTTTTGAACCGGCCGCCGACGACGACGCGCGGCGACTACGGCGTGT
Proteins encoded:
- a CDS encoding DedA family protein, whose translation is MNTSPLLIGCIVFALVFAEDAIFVGFVIPGETAAVVGGVIASRGIFPLWLMIAIVVTAAITGDTVGYEIGKHFGPRVMALKILDKRRAQLQRAEDFLKDKGGLAVFLGRFTAFFRAVMPALAGLSRMPYRRFAFWNFSGGIVWGSLFVTLGFVAGNSYEEVARTVGRGAAAVVAVVAVAILVVWQVRKHKTRKV
- a CDS encoding urease subunit beta produces the protein MIPGEYRLQAEPIECNSGREAIAVEVVNRGDRPVQVGSHYHFAEANPALDFDRKAAHGRRLDIPAGTAARFEPGDSKTVKLVALAGSREVYGLRNAVNGSLDSGTGENDGGAAAATEGPGASKEGTAQ
- a CDS encoding CoA transferase, with protein sequence MNDSFADATSRLWHAIGAEDTELAAAQLTTTGPRAVLPAAFDVTGLATGAVAAATVAAAQFFAARRQSKQPAVTVDSLESCAAFASERLFTPVGWTRPPLWDPIAGNYRAADAWIRLHTNYASHRAAVERVLGANDRETVQAAVAALSAEELETAIVDAGGCAAVMHNRVQWLASAPGAATADAPPLTAVERRSSGARTPDAVGQLPFDGVRVLDLTRVIAGPVCTKFLAGYGAEVLRIDPPGFDEVPSLLPETTLGKRTAALDLTASTDRATFEELLAGADVLVSGLRADVLKRLGYDDEALTAVNPGLIVASLDAYGWGGPWRNRRGFDSLVQMSCGIADDGATATGQAEPIPLPVQALDHATGWLLAAAVARALTRRLTHSTSARIHGSLIGTANLLYSLTPPNGHLPVSTPEDFTFMATTTAWGPARRVPLPGRIDGVPVHWSQPAGPLGRHPAMWVMP
- a CDS encoding urease subunit gamma, yielding MHLLPREQEKLMIVVAADLARRRQSRGLKLNFPEAVAIISYELIEGARDGKTVAELMSYGTTLLRREDVMEGVPEMIHDVQIEATFPDGTKLVTVHDPIR